One genomic region from Bacteroidota bacterium encodes:
- a CDS encoding FtsX-like permease family protein — MMTLTIAWRNVWRRKGRSIVIICSVIVGLWAGLAVMSFYFGFAEERVRSAIELEVSHLQIHHPEFKRDRDVRYTIPAGDSIVAVLRVNTQVQHAAGRLIARGMIASATGNSGVQINGIAALDEDSLTQLRSKVIVGSYFPGTKGNEMLIGKKLSQKLKVRLGSKLVITTQDKDRNIASSAFRVAGIFQTKNTPFDETNVFARRADVAAMLGDSLAVTEIAVLLHSQDSVESFVRTLKSQYPTLLVESWRTVAPEMGLIISVIDQMMYIIMAVVLLALAFGIVNTMLMAVLERTREIGMLIALGMKRRQVFAMIVCETFFLVLIGTPFGMLIAWASISYFGSHGIDISAFQETLKSFGYSEIVYTKLAFRHYWQVLILVILTALLSALLPARRALRLQPAEAIRR; from the coding sequence ATGATGACGCTTACTATCGCATGGAGAAACGTGTGGCGCCGCAAAGGGCGCAGCATCGTGATCATCTGCTCTGTGATTGTCGGTCTCTGGGCCGGTCTGGCGGTGATGAGCTTCTATTTCGGCTTCGCCGAAGAGCGAGTCCGGAGCGCGATCGAGCTTGAAGTCTCCCACCTTCAAATCCATCACCCGGAGTTCAAGCGGGACCGTGACGTACGATACACAATTCCGGCAGGCGACTCCATCGTGGCCGTATTGCGGGTGAATACCCAGGTTCAACATGCCGCGGGCCGCCTCATCGCACGCGGCATGATTGCATCAGCTACCGGCAATTCTGGCGTCCAGATCAACGGTATTGCCGCCCTAGATGAAGATTCTCTTACGCAGCTCCGTTCGAAAGTTATTGTCGGAAGTTACTTTCCGGGCACAAAAGGAAATGAGATGCTGATCGGTAAGAAGCTCTCGCAAAAGCTGAAGGTCCGGCTCGGTTCAAAACTCGTAATCACAACACAGGACAAAGACCGGAATATCGCCTCAAGTGCGTTTCGTGTCGCGGGCATTTTCCAAACTAAGAATACTCCCTTTGATGAGACGAACGTGTTCGCGCGGCGCGCGGACGTTGCCGCCATGCTCGGCGATAGCCTTGCTGTCACTGAGATCGCGGTACTCCTGCATTCACAAGATTCGGTCGAATCGTTTGTCCGCACGTTGAAATCACAATATCCAACTCTGCTCGTCGAAAGCTGGCGTACCGTTGCGCCTGAAATGGGCTTGATTATCTCGGTCATCGACCAAATGATGTATATCATCATGGCTGTCGTTCTGCTTGCGCTCGCATTTGGGATTGTCAATACAATGCTCATGGCCGTGCTCGAACGCACGCGCGAAATCGGAATGCTGATCGCGCTCGGAATGAAGCGCAGGCAAGTATTTGCCATGATCGTCTGCGAGACATTCTTTCTGGTCCTGATCGGGACTCCATTCGGGATGCTGATAGCCTGGGCCAGCATCTCGTATTTCGGCTCGCATGGCATTGATATCAGCGCCTTTCAGGAGACTCTCAAGAGTTTTGGATACAGCGAGATCGTCTACACAAAGCTCGCTTTTCGGCACTATTGGCAAGTGCTCATTCTGGTTATACTCACTGCCCTGCTATCGGCACTGCTTCCGGCACGACGCGCGCTCCGGCTTCAGCCGGCCGAAGCGATTAGAAGATAA
- a CDS encoding ABC transporter ATP-binding protein — translation METVIDSHNITKIYEDTAVPVHAVTDVHLHLELGEFTALVGPSGSGKSTLLNLIGGLDRPTSGYVEIGGVNITKLKDNELIAFRLHNIGFVFQAYNLIPVLTASENIEFIMLLQGRPKEEREHRVHELLRQVGIEEKHDMRPSDLSGGQQQRVAVARALASKPRFVLADEPTANLDSVAATNLLDIMAKLNRDENMTFIFSTHDARVIERARRVITLQDGRVVSDEQR, via the coding sequence ATGGAAACCGTCATTGATTCTCACAACATCACCAAAATATACGAAGACACCGCCGTGCCGGTGCATGCGGTAACGGACGTGCATCTGCATCTCGAACTCGGAGAGTTCACGGCCTTGGTCGGCCCATCCGGATCCGGCAAATCCACTCTGCTGAATCTTATCGGCGGTCTCGATCGCCCGACATCCGGATATGTCGAGATTGGCGGCGTGAATATCACGAAGCTCAAGGACAATGAACTCATCGCCTTCCGTCTTCACAATATCGGCTTTGTGTTCCAGGCGTACAACCTCATCCCGGTACTGACGGCGAGTGAGAATATCGAGTTTATCATGCTGCTGCAAGGCCGGCCAAAAGAAGAGCGCGAACACCGTGTCCACGAACTGCTTCGGCAGGTTGGCATCGAAGAGAAGCACGATATGCGACCGTCGGATCTCTCCGGTGGACAACAGCAACGCGTTGCAGTCGCACGCGCCCTCGCCTCCAAGCCACGGTTTGTGCTTGCGGACGAACCAACGGCCAACCTTGACTCCGTCGCTGCGACAAACTTGCTCGACATCATGGCAAAGCTCAATCGCGATGAGAACATGACGTTCATATTCTCCACGCATGATGCCCGCGTCATCGAGCGAGCGCGCCGAGTCATTACGCTTCAGGATGGACGGGTGGTTTCGGATGAACAACGATAA